DNA from Flavobacterium aestivum:
GACCCGGTATAGGATTTGGAAGCGTGCTGTATCCTATAAGAAAATTGTTGAGGTCTTGTTCATCTGTTCCTGCAGGATTATTGTTAAGATCAGGATTATCAATTGAATCCCTGTATCTGAAATGAACATAATCATCCGGAATTAAAGGATATTGTTCTAATCTACCACTTTTAGGCTGATTAAGCCCTCCATCATTTGGTTGAAAAGGTTTTAACTCGGTTACCTTCCCATCACTTCTCTGGGCTGCAGCTGTTATAATCTCAACTATTTTTTCTTGTGCCCCTGGGTTCATTGCATAAGCATGAACAACACAATGCAGATCTTTGTTTTGAAAATTATTATACCACCATTTATCAGGAGAACCATCACCATAATCGCCTAAGGATTGTTGTGCATTGTTTTTATCCCAAGGTCCTTTTTTGAAAGTCGCGGAGAAACTTGAAGATGGAATATTCAATTCGGGTTTTACAATTGCAATTCCATTAGCTGTAAGACCAATGTTAAGCATATATTCGGGTTTTAAAGCTCCCCAGTCTTCTGCATTCTGAAGATATGGAAGTAAATCTTTAAAAAAGCCCCTGATATTGTTTATAGCTGATGAATCTTGGCTGAAATTAAATAGCATATGTACTGAACATGGATGTGTATAACCACGAATGATAAGCCCTTGTATGTCATGCAATTCAGGTTCAATTACAGGAGGAAGTTGTGAGTTAGTCATGAAATTAAATTTAAATTATAAAAAAACAGTTGGGCTTGTTAACCCAACTGAAATTGTTTCTTTTTACTATTCTCTTATGAGTTAGAAAATTTAGCTACAATCTGTTTTACCGATTGAGGATATGCATAATAAAGATCACTAGACTGGCTAAGATTACTTTCGTTTATGAAATTAGAGAAGATAGTATAAGTGATTTTCGACGGATCCGTTGGAAAGTCAGCAGGTCTGTTTACCCATAATTGAATAATGGCAACAAATGCTGCTCTAATTGTATCCGAATTATTATAGAAAGCCTCCAAATATGAGTTCATATTTCCGTCAAACTCGGTTATTACTAATATACCAGCTATACCTACTCCGTTAGTATTAGGCACAAGGGCAACTCTTGCATAATGAACAATTGCCATTTTATCTAAAGAAGCCTTAGTTGTCGGATTGTTAAAAGACTGATAAATTGAATTTGCTGCGTTCTGTGCTTCTGTAGTTTGATAGATTGGCACATACATAGTTAATGGGTTTACGGTTTGCATAATAAGATGTTGTTTAATGTTTGCCTACTCTTTGATTCCGTTTTCAGCTTCTCCGGATATTAATTTTGTTGTTCTTTATCGTATTACTGTATATTTTCATGACTTTTGCTTAAAAAATTGAAGGCATAATCTTCCTCATTTCACTTAGCCCTTTCCTAAAATAAGTTTTACTCACATTATTTTTGCTTTAAATCTAAATTACAGGAGATGCAAAACCATTTATAAAAAAAAGGCATAAGACAGGAATTCTTACACATGAGAGAGTTTATAAGTAGGATAAAATTTTTGGGAAGTTATTTGCTTAGTCGATTAGCTACACTCTTTGAATTATGATTCAAAAAAGTAGCAGTCATAAATAACAAAGCGATTCTCAATAGCGTTGATAATAACTAAATCTTTATTTTTACCATATTAAAAAATAGTACCTATGGAAAAATTGTATTCTCTTGTCATTCATCCTCCCGAAACTATCCTTACTTTGGTTAAGTCTATGAAAGAAGAGTTGGCCTCTAAAGTGGGCTGGTTTCACAGTAAAAATTCTGTAGGGCATATTACCATCTGCGAATTCAGAGCGACAGATGCTGCTATTGAAACAATAAAGAATCAAATAAGTAGATTATGTGATACTTTAACTCCTGTTGAAGTATACTTAAATGAATTAGGAAGTTTTCCCAATGGTGCTTTTTTTATAGCACCAGACAGCGATTCTAAAAGCAACCTGAAGTATATTATGAAGCAATTTCATAAATCACTTCGTATTCAGAATATGCTTAAAAGTGATAATCCGCATCTGTCGATTGCCAGAAAACTAAGCCCAGAGAATCTGGCACAAGCAAATCATTTATTCACCAGTATTGATCTAAATTTTGTTTGTGACAGTGTTGTTTTAAGAAAGTTTGACGAAAATATAAAACAGTTTTTTGTAACTGATACTTTCGATTTTAAAGATAACCCACAACCTAAACCAATTCAGGGAACACTTTTTTAGTCATTCTTTTGAATATCTATGTTATAGTTGGTTTCGGATTTTTTTTGAAAATTGGCATATATTCTTTTACCAAACTCTTCGACACATAATGGCTTACTTAAAAAATCTGTGACATAGGGATTGTCTTTAAGACGTTTGATTTCATCGGTATCTAATGAAGAGGAAAGCATGAAAATTTGAGTTTCTCTTTTTAGTTCGTCTTCTAACATTTCATACTCCAATAAAAATTGGGCTCCGTTCATAATTGGCATTTGGATATCTAATAAAATAATTAAACTTTCTTTAATTTTTTCTCTGTTATCACATATCCATTGAATTCCTTCTTCTCCATTATTGACTATATTTATTTCGGTTATATCAAGCCTTTTTTTGAATAACCTAGTCATAACAAACTGGTCAACTTCGTTATCTTCTACTACCAAAAATGCGTACTTAATTTCCGTACAAAGATTAGTTTCCATATAAATTAGGTATTGTTACTATAAACTTACTCCCCACTTTGCTCTCAGAATATACCATAATATTTCCGTTAATTTTTTCCAAAGTTTCTTTTACGATATAAAGCCCCAAACCTGAACCTTTATTACTATTAATTACAAAAAACATATTAAAAATATGATCTTTATATTCTTCCTGGATTCCAATCCCGTTATCTGTGATTTCAATTTTATGAAACGACCCTGAATTATAGGTTTTAATTGATATTAGCATTTCATTTTTGCTTTCATCAACATATTTTATGGCATTTGAAAGCAAATTATTCAAAATGATTCTTAACCTTAATCGATCACTTTGTACTTCATCTACAAGTACATCTTTCGTAATTGTAATTTTATTTGCATTTATATTGTTATTATGCTGATAAATTGCATCATCTATAAGCTCGTTTAAACTCACTGGCTTTACAACAATTTCTATTCTCTTATTTTTTGAGTAATCGATTATATCATTTATAAACTGGTCTTGCTTATTAAGACTTTTACACATTAGCATCAAATAATAATTGATCTGCTCTAAGTCATCTTCCAGTTTTGTTAATTCAATTAAGCCTTTAAGGGAGGTAATAGGTGATCTTAAATCATGTGAAACGCTATAGACAAAATTGTCAAGCTCGCTATTGAGTATAATCAAATTTTCGTTTTTAATCTCAATTTCTTTTTTTGATGCAATAAGCCTTTTGACCATTATAGAATAATAATAGCTCACACTACTTATGATAATCAATATAAAAAAAACATTTATAATGATTAATACCCCTTTAATCATATGTGTTCCTTCCCCTAGTGTGTTAGAGAAATTGCGTTCATTTATCGTTAATTTATTACTGAGAATACTAATCTCCAAAAGCATTTTTTCTCTGATTCCAGAGTTCAACTTTGAAGCTCTTACCTGATGATCGATCTCTTTTCCGAACCAATATAGCTGATTGATCAAATTATCTGCTTGCTCCCATTCCTTAATAGCTTTTGCCATAAAAGAAATGCTTTTAAAATTTCTGAACAGCCATATAACATCATCTAAATCTTCTTCTTTATTGCGACCTGCTAAAAACCCTTTTCTAATAACAGCTTCATCATCGTAATTCAAAAGAGCAACTCGTGCAATACCATCACCCTGAGGAACTTTTAATTCTTCATTATATAATTCCCATTCTCTTTGGTCTTGTGTGTAAATATAAATTATGAGGTGCCGAACCGCGTCTTTCTGTGCTTTTGAATAATGGGATTCTCCATTTACATAAGCCCTACTTGCTGATAAGATTTTAATTGTATAAAAATTAATAACTATTAACAAAGTACAAGATAGAAATACAATTATTAAAAGAACAAAAAGATTGGAAGACCTTAACTTCTTAAAAAAAATGAATCTAGACATACTTTTTAATTTAGAATGTAAATAAAAAAAGATCAATAAATTTTCTTACTAACTGTGACTTCACATTTTTACCAATACTATTAATTTGCATTTTTTAATTAAAAGATTAGAAATGAGCTCCTTTACAGAAGCTGATTATTTAGAATAATAAAATTTTAATTATTAATAAACCCGCTTAACTACTTTACTATAATAAATTCGCTTCTTCTATTGACTTGATGTTCTGCTTCTGTACATTTTACACCATCAGCACATTTATTCAGTAATTGAGATTCTCCATATCCTTTTGCTGTTAAGCGCTTTCTATCAATACCATTTTTTATCAACCATTCCATAGTTGATTTTGCTCTTCTTTCTGATAATTTTTTATTGTAATCACTACTTTGTCGGCTATCTGTGTGCGAACGGATATCAACTTTTATGTTTGGATTTTGTTCCATCACATCAAAAACTTTAGACAACTCTAGGGCTGCATCCGGTCTGATATAGGATTTATTCAAATCAAATAAAATCGTTTTTAGTTCTAATACTTTTGCTAAATCATCACCTACTTTCAATTCCCTAACGGATTTATCTAACATCAAGGGTACAAATGTTGTTCCTGATTCATTAGCGATAACTACTGGTACTTCAATGCTATTATAATCTGCTTTTTCTGTCTTGATATAATACTTTTCATTGCATCCCACCGGACCTAAATCAAATTTCCCGTCACTTCCTGCAATAACTACTTTCAACATTTTATAGTCGCTGTCAAACAAAGTTACTTTCGCTCCTTCAAGTGGCTCTCCCAATGCTTTATCTGTAACTTTACCTCCTAAAAATTGCTCGCATGGATATTGAATTTTTTTAAGCTCCTTAAACTTATAAATATCATCACCTCCTAAACCTCCATCTCTATTAGAAGTAAAATAGCCAAGCTTAGTAGTCGTGTTTATCAGGAAACCAAAATCATCTTTTGAGCTATTCAGTGTTTCACCAACATTTAGTACTTTTTTATACCATTTATCTGTTTCTACTTTATAAACAAACACATCCAGCCCTCCTAATCCCGGATGTCCATCTGAAGCAAAATAAAGTTCATTGTCTTCACTAATGAATGGGAATGTTTCCCTTCCCTCAGTGTTTATAATATCACCGAGATTTTCCGGTGTTCCAAAACTGCCATCAAAATTAATGGCTACTTTAAAGATATCCGATTGTCCTAATGTTCCTGGCATATCGGATGCAAAATATAAATATTTCTCATCAGGACTTAAAGCCGGATGTGCCACACTATAATCATTACTGTTAAACGGTAATTCCGTTATATTTTCCCAAGCTCCTTTTTTGAGTGTTGCCCGATATATTTTCAACAATATCGCTTTATCTTTTCCTTTTTGATCTAAATAATTATTTCTCGTAAAATAAACGGTTTCCCCATCTTTAGTAAATACGGCTGTCGATGCATTGTATTTAGAATTAATATTTCCGGAAACACGTTCTACACCAGAAAGTGTCCCATCTGCACTTTTACTAACCATATAAAGATTTGTATACCCTTCGCCTGTCCAAGGAGATTTTTTTTCATATACTTTATCTTTCATTCTAGCTGATGTAAAAACTAATTTATCTCCAAAAAAAGAACTTCCAAAATCTGAATATTCAGTATTAATTCCCGCATTTTCTATACTATATCTACCTGAATTCTTTTTTATTATTGCCAAATAATCTTTTTGTTCTACCGCTAATTTTGCTCTGCGATCATTGCCATTCATTTGACTGAACTTTGCCATCATTTCATCAGCCTTACTGTACTTTTTTATTGCTTTTAATGATTGGGCATAACGATAATAATATTCTGGGGATAAATCCTTCTTTATTGCATATAGCTCTCCATACCATTTGGCAGCATTTTGCAAATCGGCCTTAAAATAATAGGAGTTGGCTAATTTTTCTAGCAAATCAGCCGATTTATACCCTTTATAAAACATTCGCTCATAGGTCTTTATAGCGTCAAAATAGGCAAATTGATCGTAACTTTTATCAGCTTTAACCAGACTTGATTTTTGCGAATAGGCACTCATCGTACTAACAATGAACACTATGAAATATGTAATTCTTTTTTTCATGATCGTCTATTTTTTAGAAAAATCTAGGTGATAAAACTCTCTTTTGATTTTTGAACAATTCAAATCGCAAAAATATTTCATGCGATCCGGAATTGTAATGAGCTAATTTAGTGGTCTCTAAATCATAGGCATATCCAATATACAATCCTTGATTGACTTGAAAACCTGCCATAAAACTCATTGCTGCATCCCATCTCCATGCTGCTCCCAAAACAAACTTTTCATTGAATAAAAAATTTGCGGATACATCAACCTGCAATGGAGATCCAACTACTGACTTACATAAAAAGGCGGGTTTAAACTGAATACTTGGACTTAAATCAAAGACATAACCACCTATTAAATAAAAATGCATACGCTCTAATGTTGTAGACGAGGCATTATCATTATAAAAATCTGTCTCTAAAAAATTAGGAACTGACAGTCCTACATAAAGTTTATCCGAATAAAAATAGGCTCCAGCTCCAACATTAGGAGAGAATTCATCATCTATATTATTTTGAAACTTTGGATCAATCAGATCATATCGGTTCAATTTTGTGTAATCGACATTCAACAAATTTGCTGTTCCTTTTACTCCAAATGATAATTTATAAATGCTGGAAGTTCGAATTGTATAAGATATGTCTACAGAAATTGTACTCTCGTTCGACGCTCCAATTTTATCGTTTACAAAAGACAGTCCAACACCTAAATTTGAATTTTCAATCGGACTATTGATAGAAGCTGTAGCAGTTTGCGGAGCTCCATCGAGTCCTACCCACTGGGTCCTGTACAATCCAAAAACACTCATAACTCCTCGTGTTCCCG
Protein-coding regions in this window:
- a CDS encoding OmpA family protein encodes the protein MKKRITYFIVFIVSTMSAYSQKSSLVKADKSYDQFAYFDAIKTYERMFYKGYKSADLLEKLANSYYFKADLQNAAKWYGELYAIKKDLSPEYYYRYAQSLKAIKKYSKADEMMAKFSQMNGNDRRAKLAVEQKDYLAIIKKNSGRYSIENAGINTEYSDFGSSFFGDKLVFTSARMKDKVYEKKSPWTGEGYTNLYMVSKSADGTLSGVERVSGNINSKYNASTAVFTKDGETVYFTRNNYLDQKGKDKAILLKIYRATLKKGAWENITELPFNSNDYSVAHPALSPDEKYLYFASDMPGTLGQSDIFKVAINFDGSFGTPENLGDIINTEGRETFPFISEDNELYFASDGHPGLGGLDVFVYKVETDKWYKKVLNVGETLNSSKDDFGFLINTTTKLGYFTSNRDGGLGGDDIYKFKELKKIQYPCEQFLGGKVTDKALGEPLEGAKVTLFDSDYKMLKVVIAGSDGKFDLGPVGCNEKYYIKTEKADYNSIEVPVVIANESGTTFVPLMLDKSVRELKVGDDLAKVLELKTILFDLNKSYIRPDAALELSKVFDVMEQNPNIKVDIRSHTDSRQSSDYNKKLSERRAKSTMEWLIKNGIDRKRLTAKGYGESQLLNKCADGVKCTEAEHQVNRRSEFIIVK
- a CDS encoding response regulator, with translation METNLCTEIKYAFLVVEDNEVDQFVMTRLFKKRLDITEINIVNNGEEGIQWICDNREKIKESLIILLDIQMPIMNGAQFLLEYEMLEDELKRETQIFMLSSSLDTDEIKRLKDNPYVTDFLSKPLCVEEFGKRIYANFQKKSETNYNIDIQKND
- a CDS encoding sensor histidine kinase, with the translated sequence MSRFIFFKKLRSSNLFVLLIIVFLSCTLLIVINFYTIKILSASRAYVNGESHYSKAQKDAVRHLIIYIYTQDQREWELYNEELKVPQGDGIARVALLNYDDEAVIRKGFLAGRNKEEDLDDVIWLFRNFKSISFMAKAIKEWEQADNLINQLYWFGKEIDHQVRASKLNSGIREKMLLEISILSNKLTINERNFSNTLGEGTHMIKGVLIIINVFFILIIISSVSYYYSIMVKRLIASKKEIEIKNENLIILNSELDNFVYSVSHDLRSPITSLKGLIELTKLEDDLEQINYYLMLMCKSLNKQDQFINDIIDYSKNKRIEIVVKPVSLNELIDDAIYQHNNNINANKITITKDVLVDEVQSDRLRLRIILNNLLSNAIKYVDESKNEMLISIKTYNSGSFHKIEITDNGIGIQEEYKDHIFNMFFVINSNKGSGLGLYIVKETLEKINGNIMVYSESKVGSKFIVTIPNLYGN
- a CDS encoding 2'-5' RNA ligase family protein; translated protein: MEKLYSLVIHPPETILTLVKSMKEELASKVGWFHSKNSVGHITICEFRATDAAIETIKNQISRLCDTLTPVEVYLNELGSFPNGAFFIAPDSDSKSNLKYIMKQFHKSLRIQNMLKSDNPHLSIARKLSPENLAQANHLFTSIDLNFVCDSVVLRKFDENIKQFFVTDTFDFKDNPQPKPIQGTLF
- a CDS encoding PorP/SprF family type IX secretion system membrane protein; amino-acid sequence: MKKLFIILLLVNISVFAQQDAQYTNYMYNTITINPAYAGTRGVMSVFGLYRTQWVGLDGAPQTATASINSPIENSNLGVGLSFVNDKIGASNESTISVDISYTIRTSSIYKLSFGVKGTANLLNVDYTKLNRYDLIDPKFQNNIDDEFSPNVGAGAYFYSDKLYVGLSVPNFLETDFYNDNASSTTLERMHFYLIGGYVFDLSPSIQFKPAFLCKSVVGSPLQVDVSANFLFNEKFVLGAAWRWDAAMSFMAGFQVNQGLYIGYAYDLETTKLAHYNSGSHEIFLRFELFKNQKRVLSPRFF